From the Lactuca sativa cultivar Salinas chromosome 9, Lsat_Salinas_v11, whole genome shotgun sequence genome, the window gtatataaaaataaaagttatttcatcagtttaattaccctttataacatgttgagcaaaggattacatacaaaaatagttatttacaattcataaagtacatataaattataataggtataatttatgatacatagagtaataattcatatgaataaactgttttacatgcaacaagggttttaattcaaaacaaatcaagggtttacactaaTTCAAaaacatactgtcaatcatttatttcataatgattgggttttcataactaatatacatataatgtttatatgctttttgtgagacattcaattcaggttgtttaattcattttagacaaccaaggtaaagccctgacattataaccaaaatctccagtccggggatcgaaacaagttgtgtgtagatctatatcgggattgacaaccccgtactcaggctgctagctacagtcaggcatacacgccaatgagtggcaattgttatcaaccgtttaagcgctcatcagacgtttgtttcaggcgttcatgtcttagtatggttataataactcattaaaaagatattaacaacacgttagtgtataaacaactaaacgtaagtacatcttcaaagtaccagtttacaaaatgcaaagtacaatggtatactatagttttcaataacagctggtgaagccaggcacaaTCTCagatacaagttttacaaatacattggtttacaaataggacggttttatgggaataaaactacttttcacataccacagaaaatatgggattttctagaacagttttcatattcaaaatacaaagacacccattcaaacgtaaagacttatgtactctctcaacttattgttgataatctcttttcaaattacttgtattctcagggaaataataacaggtactccccgagctttttaaGAAGATGGACCCATTAAGAGTCTTATCTTCTTATTttatataactattttggtttcaatataccatgaacacatgtaaatattatacttttaaatacaatggttgtttgtgctttgattactatgatacatgtgttgtgataccacaaatgaagtcctccacccccagacgtttctgccgtctggttttggggtgtgacagattggtatcagagcattgtttatagtgaactcagtatatcaatccataaaagatatacaaactataaatacattggggctaAGAGCTAtgactacaagtatactttaaGAATTCTAAGTAATTTTACAAGAAGTATAGTAACCCTCATACCTATAAGTACATAGtcataagaacttaaaagtatttggatgttgaacacTACAGTTAAacccgggcagttatgtaatcatatctagaattaatatagcctgatcaactatattgatttcagacatgaccaacatgtgtttgggagtgatagtagtgTTGTGACATGTCTAAACTTACCAACTACAGAAGAAACtctaagaacagaacataaaatattataagaatattataaacatcgatatgctttagtttttcaggcatttctcataaccttattctcgtacagacacaaTGGCAGGACATCATCTACTAAGGGACCCTTATTTTCCAAATCATGGCAATCCAGGATGGATAGTGGAGGATCCGGaggaggatccagaagaagacTCAGATGAAGAACCATTTGAGGACAGCGAATCAAGCGGTACAAATACAGAGCCACAAGTCTGCAACCCGAGGTTACGTCCCCCGAGGCAAGAGGAAGCAATACCCATACCCGAGTGGGGCCAATACATAAACCATTGGAGTCGACAAGACGACCAACGCCTTCCCTACGGAATGGAACTGAGGGGGCATCAAGCTGCCCAAGAAAGGCGTTGGAAATCGCAAGACGAAGCGGAACCCAGTAACCGTCGTAGCAACCGCCGCAAGTAGTGTTACACTACGTTCTAGTTTAATATACTGAATGTATAGACTACTTTCAGGATATGTATAAATCaagtatcaataaaataataagcactttacttcaacaagagttattacaatttacataaacattccattccaaagttttgggattatggatatgttccagtgttatttttcatacttttcaaatacgaccgcgaaaatttttattttcggtAGGCCGGTTTGATGTCGATACTTTTGCAATATTGTGGTTTATTAAAGACCTACTTTAGGGTTAAGTATCCAAATTACATATACTTAATATACCAATACAATCGACATGTACTTTCATACTCTTTGAAAAATGACCACTTCATTTTAATCTATCCAGTTGCAAGTTGTACTTGCAATGGACATCCATTTTCAATTCTTTACAAGATTCTTGTtgaattaagtgtttaagttcagagatatcaaattcatattcattcttgatatctcactatctttttatctatcaacttttatagaaaaagatgcctcctcgtaggaATCCAAGACGTAACAATGAAACGGAAGCACCGACGCCACCTCTACCACCACCCCCTCAATTCgatgctgccatgttccaagcggCAGTCACGACAGCTTTAGCGGCTGCCTTATCTCATATCAATACTCCTGGTGCTAGTGGGTCGGGAGCTGGTCCACGTCCTTCTAACCTTGTCGAGGGTCATGAGCACTCGAGAGAGTGCACTTTTAAGGACTTCTCGAATGCCAAACCCAGGacctttaatggaactggaggaGTGATGGTTTTAAGGCAGTGGGTTGAGAAGAtagaagcagtctttgaaatatgctcctTTACTTTCTTTGACACGGccttaacatggtggaatggccatgttaagtcactaacttTGATAGTGGCTAATACTATAAGCTGGGAGAACCTAAAAACCATGTTGATGCGGGAATACTGCCCGCGAGGGGAAATTCAGAAACTGGAACAAGAAATCTGGGGTCTTACCATGGCCGGTGTAGACATAACAACTTACACGAATAGGTTCTGTGACTTGGCGATTCTGTGTCCGGAGATGATTGCTCCggagagcaaaaagattgaaaggtatatttggggatTGTCACCCCAGATACAAGCAAGTGTCATTGCATCTAAACCTGTCACTTTTGACAATGCCAAGGAAATGGCACAGTCACTTATTGACCACGGAAACTGTCAAAACTCTGTGGTTACTGCCCCAAAACAACCTagggagaacaacaacaacaacaagaagaagggttggaacaaaaggaagggaaaatctcctctggaaccttcaaagaagcaataAATAGTGGCGGTCCATGCTACTACTGTGCCTGCTACCATACCTACTAATGTGCCTGTTGTTGTTCCTAACAACCCAGCGCCAACTAAACCCTATGTCGGTAGCCTccctaaatgcaacaagtgcaattttcaccacACCGGAAATTGCCCTGAAATGCAGTGtcgtaactgcaacaggaaagggcatactgccCGATTCTGTCGAACACCGCCTCAACCCCTTAACCAAGTACCTGTCGCTGGAGTAAATCGAGCATGCTACCAATGCGGTGATGTGgggcatttcaagagagattgtccaaaAGCTGGAAATGTCGGTAGGGTTGGGAGAATTCTAGCACTAGGTCACGAAGAAGCGGTGGCAGACCCTGCAGTGGTCATGGGTACGTTCTTTctcaacaatacttatgcatgcattctttttgattgTGGTGCCGAGAGGAGCTTCGTGAGCCATAACTTTAAACATCTACTAAATCAGAACTCCCAACCACTAAATAAAACTTTCacagtggaaatggctaatgggaaatcAGAACTCCCAACCACTAAATAAAACTTTcacagtggtcacgggtacgttccttctcaacaatacttatgcatgcattctttttgattgtggtttcgagaggagcttcgtgagccataacttcaatagaccttatgccggtctctatcaaaaggtTTGACGTCataataggcatggattggttgtgccccaaccatgccaacatcctatgctatgaaagagctaTTCGTTTGAACTTGCCAACTAACAAAACTCTTgttatttacggcgacaaacccggaacgaaccttcagatcatttcttgcatcaaggcacaaaaataccttcgcaaggagtattatgtcacaccccaaaaccgataacggcggaatacgtttcggggtggaggacgtcatgtacagtatcatcacaattgcataatagtaaaagcaagcaacatacaaccatttcatttcatagtgagtttaattacaagtgtgttctgtaaagtttcaatagacaccaaaagtaatacaaaaataagagatggatcttgtatgctccatcttctccaaaatgctgcacctgtacctgtctatctttgacctgaggatacaagttattttgaaaacgagtatcagcataaagctggtgagttcataagaatttagtgtgaatTTTGTATAAAATGTATTAGAACATATCGTGTGAAAAACTGCAATTTAcatttataagtagtagaaaactctagaaaatcctatattttccagaaaatatatcGTAAGTGAAAAACTCTAAGTTGCATGTGAGTTTTATCATTGAAaattgtttgttgtaaaagtgtggtactaaatctccagtatgtagtgtaggtaaaagaaaagttatgcctgttgacagtgatagtggtgcgaacttccattagtaatagatacttattttACTTTGGGATATTAACTGAGACTTTagtcttagtattttagtgtggatatATTGTATTCCTTTTATGTGaccaatagtgtgagtaatagaggatcccatgaccttcccggtcatacacagtgtagtgaagtagtgtcaTCCCTGGGCCTTctcggctcggactgaagttaacagtcgggatctaatagtgtctgccccgtatagatctacacatgTAGCGTCGCCTTCCTTTCGGAAAGCTCTGGTCACAGTATGTAGCGCGTAGAGTATCTTGTagagagttagtgtgttatcattcggattagtgctttctcttgtaatatagtgtagtagtcttttatgtagttcatagtgtgttctcttattcgTGTATCGTTTTGTAATAGAATGAATTATAGTATGTATAGTAGTAGCGGTAACAAGTAGTagtgaccttaactatacctattatagttagcttagtgtgtatggttcttggaAATTAAGTAATATAGGCATCGAATGAGATGAAAATGCTCGTatctaacaccaatatacatgatatataactaagaaatcaacgacagtcggacggataacaaataccctaagcccacatcaaacaagaacaggaaataaggcgagttatcggtcctaagtccttcaagtcttacttatataaatatattagtgtagatacattttataagaaaagtaatttaataaaaatcttgaccaaagaaagcatttagaaaatagtttatttttccgaagtagttttgaaagcgtaaagttcttttataaagcatagtgataaatcaaagtctaattagatacaattattctgacaatcgtcaatttccggtcaagtcaaagtcaactaaagtcaacaagtcaaaccgatcgactcaactaacccttgtgtactagggcttacgttatgtaattactaaacaactcgctattctaatgagagaacataaatcgaaagttcgtacatctagatttccttaacctaaaactgtggtaagtaacaaaccaaaccgataaaacaatgttgcatactcacttggagtgtgtaagatccttaaacatggcttaacggtgcttacggaccttgcgttgcagagccaaacactcacaaatgtcacacacaaaacctctctcaatcgttttcactctatctctctttatctaggaacctctcccaaatctctccaagaatgtgaaatgtctcccaaatctctctttgtatgagaaatctctccaagaatgtgaaatctctcctaaatctctctttgtatgagaaatctctccaagaatgagaaatctctcccaaatctctttttgtatgagaaatctctccaagattgtaaaatctctcccaaatctctctttgtatgagaaatctctctgaGATTGTAAAATCtcccccaaatctctctttgtatgagaaatctcgccgagattgtaaaatctctcccaaatctctctttgtatgagaaatctctccaagaatgagaaatctctcccaaatctctctttgtatgagaaatctctccaagattgcAAAATCTCTCCCGAAAACCTCTCTTGAAACTTTTATAATCAATTGAGGCATCCCGATACTTGGCTTGATAAGGAACCACTCAAAGAAGGGAAAGTCTTGGAAAATTACCCTTAGGACCGAAGCCTCTCTTTAAGGGTCAAGTCCTCTTGGATCCGAGGCCCCTTGAGTAGCCATAGTCTTCGGACCGCAATGGGGTGCAGCCGCAGCAGTGAGCCACAGCCCGACCGCAGCCACGCCCGCGTCAGGACCTCCGCATCCGCAGCTCCTTCTCCTCGGACCGCACCAGGCGACTGAGCTCACTTCGGATCCTCCTCAGCAGCCGAGCCACTCCGGTTCCAAGGCTATTGATGACCGAGCCTTAGCATCTCGCCCATACTTCGGATTTCAccctttttcacccggttttcgatcaTTTCTCCGTTTTAagtccgtttttaattattttaatgtgggattttctccagaaatcatattttaacatataagaccctaaataatcataatttgggcatattttcatgaaaatatttatttgagaataaaatcttttaagtgagatcttgaggtggagtgtggatcttgccataatatttgacacaaaccTGGTCCCCatgcccattcctttgaccaATCCTTGTACTCCTCCCTACTCCTAGTCACCTCAAGGCCTTACCCCACTCATTTCCCAGCAAACTCACGTCCAAAGGAGCTAGAGAACACTCTTATCTCTCTTCATTTCCCTCACTTCACTCATATTTCCTCATTTTCATccaaagatcaaacacatcttttctctttttttctctcatacaatttcgagatttccaagtcatttttcaagctttccatcttcatttagtaagtatcatcactcTCCTTATGATTATtgcattccttttattcaaatcattgattccttaCATAAACTCCATCATTATTGTGTTAGATTCTTGAATCTACAAAgcaattcttcaagtgttcttgagttgaacacttcactTCTTCAACATTCACTCACTGAAATCATATAAGGTGGGTTCCTACCCCTGtaatttcatgttttctcaagtttttaggggggggatacaagttaaaacaccaagaacataactaaaattttctaacagctttcatcagaaatgttggactccattcacggactgttttgggcaactgaaacatttttgttttcaaaaatgttttaggttCAAGTagctccagttcttagctttaaaatgactacttacacatctccatacgatttttctacaatatatggtgatttttacaaaactgtctatcatttcaaacaccaatccggaccagtctgtgattatggactttttcacccaagttggaggtcattaaaaatcaagataaaaattatgagtaaactagacacattttgggaactctcagaatttacagatttagttttcgacttcgtatgatttttctacgaCTTTTATAAAACAGCACAGAAAGGTTAAAAAtcagttaacagcttataactttcataacactttgtattatgttgagcaaagtgtataacaataagatctaaatattgaatgtgtttccttgttagtttatcatcataaactgaaacttagtcattcatgataagattattcattcatttagaacacgtataacaagctataataagcatagattatggattcataacactaatgcattttcataaaagagttcttatacattacaaacgttttggataaactataataggtatggtttatgtttccattaacacaacaaacacattcgaaaggttttattcccacagaaaaaggttttacactcacgcacaccacaaGTAAACtggttaacctaaattgtgagacattctctttccgtacgtccgagtgcgggattTAAATTCTTGGTAGctataatcagagtctcttgtagggagaacgtgatagttgtgtatagatctatattgggtttgacaccccacacccgagctgcatgcaacagctagaccggcaggtctgtggtgacaagtgtcatttcagtttcgcgacacctgagaaacgtcgtggtaggttcattcagtcatagtatggttatagcggctcacttagggagttaacaacatataaagtttacggggattttcataaatcaaaaggggttttatgtcgatttaaaatcactttttacatcaataattacagatattattGTATACTTTCAGTcatggtatttaagactacacaccattcattacgggatttttctcaaatcggaaagggttttacgccaatttaaaaccacttttatatcgttaagtatgacaaatacttctTCATTCTCGGTCCcggtatttaggaccacataaattttataaggaaaatattggatttttcttggtaacacaccgcacattacaaagaacggttttcaaactcttactatcaaaagcttatgaactcaccaacctttgtgttgactgtgacatcccctaatttctcggccagaaaagaccaatttaatttatgcttttttaaaaatcaaatcagagaaatctttataaaagatgttgcggagttggtccccaaaacaaaatatgataaaagtttgtcaaaacctttctttaagaaatatatcatttctttttatatcaaaacctcgggatgtcatgttccaatacagatcaaaagcataaacaagacattataagccttacgacaattatttgtaactactggcctataatccaaaattcactcatcatcatcatccgactatgctcggggtcctctacctaTAATATaaacaactgagtgggtcaggcttggaagcttggtgagcatatagggttttcaacccacaatacataaaattattatgtttaaacgtcaatcaatcaacctaactaccccaaaccccattattttatttatttcttaagggtttaccctaagaatcaactatcactccttcctaaggattcatcctaaggaatagacacaaagtcacctcgtgaccgaggtttatacaacgggcactaattccatagctgccaaagtttattcaacatgtgctaagtccatagctctcatttatcgacaatattatttacaggtgttctctcccgcaatacatgtcaatgggttttagagtacaacaaatgaacatatagttcattacacctacaggttgtgggcctgctagtgttccatagactgtctaaaatagtccatggttgtcatccacaCTCTGCTGAATGACGCGGGCCCACAATTTGGGcaagtgattctctcaaattttcaccactcaccctcaactcatgatcaatattattgatcatctcctttatccaactcacctttcatcataccctatatttcatctacccatgttctacccaacatattttgtagataaaaagcatatacagtttaa encodes:
- the LOC128129110 gene encoding uncharacterized protein LOC128129110 translates to MPPRRNPRRNNETEAPTPPLPPPPQFDAAMFQAAVTTALAAALSHINTPGASGSGAGPRPSNLVEGHEHSRECTFKDFSNAKPRTFNGTGGVMVLRQWVEKIEAVFEICSFTFFDTALTWWNGHVKSLTLIVANTISWENLKTMLMREYCPRGEIQKLEQEIWGLTMAGVDITTYTNRFCDLAILCPEMIAPESKKIERYIWGLSPQIQASVIASKPVTFDNAKEMAQSLIDHGNCQNSVCRNCNRKGHTARFCRTPPQPLNQVPVAGVNRACYQCGDVGHFKRDCPKAGNVGRVGRILALGHEEAVADPAVVMGTFFLNNTYACILFDCGAERSFVSHNFKHLLNQNSQPLNKTFTVEMANGKSELPTTK